Proteins found in one Saccharomyces kudriavzevii IFO 1802 strain IFO1802 genome assembly, chromosome: 11 genomic segment:
- the LAC1 gene encoding sphingosine N-acyltransferase LAC1, protein MSTLKPKSSNNNLKVRSRPRRKSSIGKIDLGDTVPSLGTMFETKESKTAAKRRMQRLSEVTKNDSDLVKKIWFSFREISYRHAWIAPLLILVAVYSAYFTSGNTTKTNVLHRFVAVSYEVDDTNVYGKGVNDLCFVLYYMIFFTFLREFLMDIVIRPFAIRLHVTSKHRMKRIMEQMYAIIYTGISGPFGLYCMYHSDLWFFDTKAMYRTYPDFTNPFLFKVFYLGQAAFWAQQACILVLQLEKPRKDHNELTFHHIVTLLLIWSSYVFHFTKMGLPIYITMDVSDFLLSISKTLNYLDSGIAFISFAIFVVAWIYLRHYINLKILWSVLTQFRTEGNYVLNFATQQYKCWISLPIVFVLIGALQLVNLYWLFLIFRVLYRILWRGILKDDRSDSESDDESDESTTTPTDSTPTKKDI, encoded by the coding sequence ATGTCGACGTTGAAACCAAAATCTTCGAACAATAACTTGAAAGTGAGGTCAAGGCCAAGACGTAAGTCTTCCATAGGGAAGATCGATCTTGGAGACACTGTACCTAGCTTGGGTACCATGTTCGAGACAAAAGAATCGAAAACAGCTGCCAAAAGGCGTATGCAAAGATTGTCTGAAGttaccaaaaatgataGTGACCTGGTTAAGAAAATCTGGTTTTCATTTAGAGAGATAAGTTATCGTCACGCCTGGATAGCTCCCTTGCTGATTCTGGTTGCGGTATATAGTGCCTATTTCACTTCTGGTAACACCACAAAGACAAACGTACTACATAGATTCGTTGCTGTATCATATGAGGTTGATGACACGAACGTATATGGCAAAGGTGTTAACGATCTATGCTTTGTACTTTACTATATGATCTTTTTCACATTTCTACGTGAATTCCTGATGGACATTGTCATTAGACCATTTGCAATCAGACTGCACGTGACATCGAAACACAGAATGAAGAGAATCATGGAACAAATGTATGCCATCATCTACACTGGCATTTCCGGGCCCTTCGGGTTATATTGTATGTACCATTCGGATTTATGGTTTTTCGATACAAAGGCAATGTACAGAACGTATCCAGACTTTACCAATCCCTTTTTATTCAAGGTATTCTATCTGGGTCAGGCAGCCTTCTGGGCGCAACAAGCGTGCATTCTAGTGCTGCAACTGGAAAAGCCAAGAAAAGACCATAATGAATTGACCTTCCATCATATTGTTACTCTGCTATTAATTTGGTCTTCTTACGTCTTCCATTTCACCAAAATGGGGCTGCCAATCTATATCACAATGGACGTTTCCGACTTTCTTTTGTCAATTTCCAAAACTTTAAATTATTTGGACTCCGGCATAGCATTTATCtcttttgccatttttgtCGTGGCATGGATTTATTTGCGTCATTAcataaatttgaagattttatGGTCCGTTTTAACACAATTCCGCACAGAAGGTAACTACGTTTTGAATTTCGCTACTCAGCAATATAAGTGTTGGATCTCCTTACCAATTGTCTTCGTGTTAATAGGCGCCTTACAATTGGTGAATCTGTATTGgttattcttgatttttaGAGTTCTTTACAGAATTCTATGGAGAGGTATTCTTAAGGATGACAGAAGCGATAGTGAATCGGATGATGAAAGTGATGAAAGCACTACTACACCAACTGATAGTACTCCTACGAAAAAAGACATTTGA
- the PRP40 gene encoding snoRNA-splicing protein PRP40 (similar to Saccharomyces cerevisiae PRP40 (YKL012W); ancestral locus Anc_2.649), producing the protein MSNWKEAKDANGRVYYYNTLTKKSTWEKPTQLVSKQEQLLQENGWRAAKTAEGKVYYYNTTTRKTSWAIPIFEKKTEDIAKKEPDVILSAQASKYRTVSTDEEKKELRQNIKEEESQYSNDSKLLNVKRRTKEEAEKEFITMLKEKQVDSTWSFSRIISELGTRDPRYWMVDDDPLWKKDMFEKYLSNRSADQLLKEHNETSKFKDAFLEMLRNNSNIKYYTRWSTAKRLIADEPIYKHSVVNEKTKKQTFQNYIDTLANAERESKEKLKTQALEELREYLNGILMSPSSEAIITWQQLSSHYVFDKSKRYMANRHFKILTHEDVLTDYLKIVSTIENDLENKLDQLRLRNYTRDRMARDNFKALLKEIPIQIKANTKWSDIYPYLKSNPRFLQMLGRDGSSCLDLFSDHVDEQRMYIFAQRSIAQQTLIDQNFQWNDTDGDGITRENIEKVLANDLKFKKVDKEDISLIADGIVQQRNEKIQQNLQKERRIMEQKKHYFWLLLQRIYTKTGKPKPSNWDLASKELSEALEYKALGDNDTIRKQIFEGFKPESSPLTSESATADIPLTPSKKRHLSQAIELDY; encoded by the coding sequence ATGTCTAATTGGAAAGAAGCGAAAGATGCAAACGGAAGGGTATATTACTACAACACTCTGACGAAGAAATCTACGTGGGAGAAACCAACCCAGCTAGTTTCTAAGCAAGAGCAGCTTCTTCAGGAAAATGGCTGGAGAGCGGCCAAGACTGCAGAGGGAAAAGTGTACTACTATAATACAACGACAAGAAAAACTAGCTGGGCTATCCCCATtttcgaaaagaaaacagagGACATCGCAAAGAAAGAACCAGATGTAATACTATCTGCTCAAGCTAGTAAATATAGAACGGTTTCTAcagatgaagagaaaaaagaactaaggcaaaatatcaaagaagaagagagcCAATATTCCAATGACTCAAAGTTGCTTAATGTCAAAAGAAGGACGAAAGAAGAAGCGGAAAAAGAATTTATCACGAtgttgaaggaaaaacaaGTAGACTCTACGTGGTCATTCAGTCGAATAATATCAGAACTAGGAACTAGAGATCCGAGATATTGGATGGTCGACGATGATCCGttatggaaaaaagatatGTTTGAAAAGTATCTTTCTAATAGATCTGCTGATCAACTTCTAAAGGAACATAATGAAACAAGCAAATTTAAAGATGCATTCTTGGAAATGCTACGAAATAATTCcaatataaaatattataCCCGTTGGTCAACCGCAAAGAGGCTAATTGCTGATGAACCAATATACAAACACTCGGTGGTTAacgaaaagacaaaaaaacaaactttcCAAAACTATATAGACACTCTTGCAAATGCAGAGAGGGAatctaaagaaaaattgaagacaCAGGCCCTAGAAGAATTAAGAGAATATTTGAACGGTATTTTAATGTCGCCATCTTCCGAAGCAATCATAACATGGCAACAACTGTCAAGTCATTatgtttttgataagaGCAAGAGATATATGGCCAATAgacatttcaaaattttgactCATGAAGATGTTTTAACcgattatttgaagattgTAAGtacaattgaaaatgatctTGAAAACAAGCTGGATCAACTTCGGCTGCGCAATTATACCAGGGATCGCATGGCCAGAGATAATTTCAAAGCTTTACTAAAGGAGATCCCTATCCAGATCAAAGCAAATACCAAATGGTCTGATATCTACCCCTACTTAAAGTCTAATCCACGGTTTTTGCAAATGCTTGGAAGGGACGGGTCTTCCTGCCTTGATTTGTTTTCAGATCACGTTGATGAACAAAGGATGTACATATTCGCACAAAGATCAATAGCACAACAAACGTTGATAGATCAGAATTTTCAATGGAACGATACAGATGGCGACGGAATCACTAGAGAGAACATTGAAAAGGTTTTAGCGAATGACctgaaattcaagaagGTAGATAAAGAAGACATCAGTTTGATAGCTGATGGTATAGTACAAcaaagaaacgaaaagaTACAACAGAACCTTCAAAAAGAACGTAGAATAATGGAGCAAAAGAAGCACTATTTTTGGTTACTTTTGCAAAGGATATACACGAAAACTGGCAAGCCTAAGCCCAGCAACTGGGACTTGGCTTCCAAGGAGCTGAGCGAGGCTCTCGAATATAAGGCATTAGGTGATAACGATACTATTAGAaagcaaatttttgaaggtttCAAACCCGAAAGCTCTCCACTGACTTCCGAAAGTGCCACAGCCGATATACCGTTAACTCCTTCTAAAAAGAGACATTTGAGCCAGGCGATCGAATTAGACTATTAG
- the CCE1 gene encoding cruciform cutting endonuclease (similar to Saccharomyces cerevisiae MRS1 (YIR021W) and CCE1 (YKL011C); ancestral locus Anc_2.647), which translates to MSATSKARVLELIDSCCQNAKSGQLKSFSFVIGAANGTTKEIKRTSIQKQCEFLEKLRQQKIRSGKISILSMDAGVTNFAFSKIQLSNNNPLPKMLDWQKLNLEEKFLQNLKKLSLNPAETSQLVFDLTEYLFESDPIPDMFTIERQRARTMSSRHILEPILKVNILEQILFSNLENKMRYANNTQNASELRYMVRSSDPHRMTSYWCIPKEETSTSSKKSKSNKHSKDSRIKLVKEIISSSILNDASKRFTKSVEFSDIWGNRIRSALTKKKSFKLCDILEIQDGSGVKKDDDLADSFLHSLSWIEWIKNYESIAELLNSTSLSKVQCQEVFEFCESKIHDLENLQNAYKSN; encoded by the coding sequence aTGTCAGCAACAAGTAAGGCAAGAGTATTGGAACTTATTGATTCCTGTTGTCAAAACGCAAAAAGTGGACAACTAAAATCTTTCTCATTCGTTATTGGAGCAGCAAATGGTACgacaaaagaaatcaaaagaactTCCATTCAGAAACAATGTGAATTTCTAGAGAAGTTACgacaacaaaaaataagaagCGGGAAAATTAGTATATTGTCTATGGATGCTGGTGTTACTAATTTTGCTTTCTCTAAAATACAATTGTCCAATAACAATCCCCTACCCAAGATGCTAGATTGGCAAAAGCTAAATCTAgaagagaaatttttgcaGAATCTCAAAAAGCTGAGTCTGAATCCTGCTGAAACCTCCCAGCTTGTATTCGATCTGACAGAGTATTTATTTGAGTCTGATCCGATACCTGATATGTTCACAATCGAACGACAACGTGCCAGAACCATGTCTTCAAGGCATATACTAGAgccaattttgaaagtaaaTATTCTCGAACAGATCCTCTTCTCcaatcttgaaaataaaatgagGTATGCGAATAATACACAGAATGCTTCTGAGCTACGCTACATGGTACGCTCGTCTGATCCGCATCGAATGACCTCATATTGGTGTATTCctaaagaagaaacatCAACCAGTTCGAAAAAGTCGAAATCTAACAAACATAGCAAAGATTCGAGGATAAAGCTAGTCAAGGAAATAATTTCCAGCTCGATACTTAATGACGCTTCGAAGAGATTCACTAAATCGGTTGAGTTTTCAGATATTTGGGGAAACAGGATACGAAGTGCACtcaccaaaaaaaaaagtttcaagTTATGTGATATTTTAGAAATTCAAGATGGCTCAGGGGTAAAAAAGGATGACGATTTGGCTGATTCGTTTCTCCATTCGTTATCGTGGATAGAGTGGATAAAAAATTATGAAAGCATTGCTGAACTTTTGAATTCAACATCACTTTCTAAAGTGCAGTGTCAAGAAGTCTTCGAATTCTGTGAAAGTAAAATACATGACCTAGAGAATTTACAGAATGCCTACAAATCTAACTAG
- the UFD4 gene encoding putative ubiquitin-protein ligase UFD4 (similar to Saccharomyces cerevisiae UFD4 (YKL010C); ancestral locus Anc_2.497): MSENNSHNSDDHESRSETSDYIMDTQVEDDYDEDSRIHGEYSYYPDEDEDEHMLSSVGSFEAEDDENDDNDYHREDDSELLYGYRRRASGDEEDGNGEDEELDHSRDNNEVGGNAFHLPDILETFAQRLEQRRQTSRGQMQNPAGRTLPEILSMIGGRMERSAESSSRNERISKLIENTGNASEDPYIAMESLRELSENILMMNQMVVDRVIPMETLIGNIAAILSDKILKEELELQMQGCRCMYNLFEVCPESISIAVDEHVIPILQDKLVEISYIDLAEQVLETVEYISRVHGRDILKTGKLSIYVQFFDFLTIHAQRKAVAIVSNACSSVRMDDFNTVVEVLPTLKPIFINTTDQPILTRLVNALYGICGALHRNEKFEALFSLDLIERIVQLISIQDTPLENKLKCLDILTVLAMSSEVLSRELREKTDVVDMTTRSFQHYSKNSNAGLHETLIFVPNSLLISISRFIVVLFPPEDERILSSNKDTGSSGRDIAANQGKFDVLVQHLIPILVEIYTNAADFDVRRYVLIALSRVVSCMNNSTAKANSDQLIKLIGSILAQKGTTASANGSHSIETGTLLVGGLSLLNLICRKFSELFLSSIKREGIFDLVKDLSVDFKSIDTKETVDENMSLSDEEEELHSSIEEGAEADLDYDYEFADMEIPDSVKPKKIFIHLFRALSLAYIKSKGMHLVDGLLSQMNVEQDAITEELHQIENVVSILEDFSTPDKTEEDWKRIWSVLKKCIFHEDFDVSGFEFTSTGLASSLTKRIMSSTVSHFLLVKSFLEVFENNVDRFLEILQSALTRLENFSIVDCGLHDGGGISSLAKEMRIKLVYDGDANQDNIGADLSSTVVSVHCIASFASLNEFLRHRIVRMRFLNSLIPNLTSSSTETNGDEEEHCLDDMRNKNFNFFYDDENVDMESTVFGVIFNKFVEQNRDLKTLWSDTQVIKFCKSPEDANNEHKLAEDAKEVKRLRDFYKKREFVEVDTGSSADILTLLGFLHSSGIKSDCFINSKLSAKLARQLDEPLVVASGALPDWSLFLTRKFPFLFPFDTRMFFLQCTSFGYGRLIQVWKNKSKSSKDSRNDEALQQLGRITRRKLRISRKTIFATGLKILSKYGCSPDVLEIEYQEEAGTGLGPTLEFYSVVSKYFARRSLNMWRCNSYNYRSEMDIDTTDDYITTLLFPEPLNLSADNEKIIELFGYLGTFVSRSLLDNRILDFRFSKVFFELLHRMCTPDVTTVPGDVESCLLMIDLVDPLLAKSLKYLVANKNNNTALEELSLTFTVPGNDDIELVPDGSNTPLNSSNIEEYIHAVIDQILGKGIEKQLVAFSEGFSKVYSYERMLILFPEELVDIFGRVEEDWSTGTLYTNLNAEHGYTMDSSTIHDFISIISVFNKHERRLFLQFLTGSPKLPIGGFKSLKPRFTVVLKHAEDGLTADEYLPSVMTCANYLKLPKYTTKDIMRSRLCQAIEEGAGAFLLS; encoded by the coding sequence atgTCAGAAAATAATTCACATAACTCTGATGATCATGAGTCCCGCAGTGAAACCAGTGATTATATAATGGACACCCAGGTAGAGGATGACTACGATGAGGATAGTCGTATACATGGTGAATACTCTTACTATCCTGATGAGGACGAAGACGAACATATGCTCTCTAGCGTAGGAAGCTTTGAGGCCGAGGATGATGAGAATGATGATAACGACTACCACCGGGAAGATGATTCTGAGCTTTTATATGGATACCGTAGGCGTGCAAGcggtgatgaagaagatgggAATGGTGAGGATGAAGAACTTGATCATTCTCGCGACAATAATGAAGTAGGCGGCAACGCCTTTCATTTGCCTgatattttggaaactttCGCCCAGAGGCTAGaacaaagaagacaaaCAAGTAGAGGACAGATGCAAAATCCAGCTGGGAGGACATTACCTGAAATTTTATCGATGATCGGAGGAAGAATGGAGAGAAGCGCAGAGAGTTCATCAAGGAATGAGCgaatttccaaattgatAGAGAATACTGGAAATGCCTCTGAGGACCCGTATATTGCAATGGAAAGTTTGAGAGAACTTTCCGAAAACATATTAATGATGAATCAAATGGTTGTCGATAGAGTTATACCGATGGAGACATTAATAGGGAACATTGCTGCCATCCTTTCTGACAAGATCCTAAAGGAAGAATTAGAACTACAAATGCAAGGCTGTAGATGCATGTACAatctttttgaagtttgtCCAGAATCCATTTCAATAGCTGTTGATGAGCATGTCATACCCATTTTGCAAGACAAGTTGGTAGAAATTAGTTATATCGATCTTGCAGAACAAGTTTTAGAAACTGTGGAATATATTTCTAGGGTTCACGGAAGAGATATCTTAAAAACAGGTAAATTATCAATTTACGTCCaatttttcgattttttaACTATACATGCACAGAGAAAGGCTGTTGCAATTGTCTCAAACGCCTGTAGCAGTGTCCGAATGGATGATTTCAATACAGTTGTGGAAGTGCTGCCAACGCTGAAAccaattttcatcaatacGACTGATCAACCAATCCTAACTAGACTTGTAAATGCGCTCTATGGAATTTGCGGGGCATTGCAcagaaacgaaaaattcGAAgctttgttttctttagaTCTAATCGAAAGAATAGTTCAGTTGATTTCTATTCAGGATACTCCACTGGAGAATAAGTTAAAATGTTTGGATATCCTAACCGTATTAGCAATGAGCAGTGAAGTACTTTCAAGAGAACTGAGAGAAAAGACTGATGTTGTTGATATGACTACGCGGTCGTTCCAACATTATAGTAAAAATTCCAACGCTGGGTTGCACGAAACATTGATATTTGTCCCGAACAGTTTATTGATTAGTATTTCTAGATTTATAGTTGTATTGTTTCCTCCCGAGGATGAACGGATACTATCCTCAAATAAAGATACCGGAAGCAGCGGTCGTGACATTGCTGCTAACCAAGGAAAGTTCGATGTACTAGTTCAGCACCTAATACCAATTCTCGTCGAAATTTACACAAACGCCGCTGACTTTGATGTAAGAAGATACGTACttattgcattatcaagaGTCGTATCATGCATGAACAATTCCACAGCGAAAGCAAATAGCGATCAACTTATTAAATTAATAGGGTCCATTTTGGCCCAAAAAGGAACGACAGCTAGTGCTAACGGCTCTCATTCGATAGAAACTGGTACGCTGTTGGTTGGCGGTCTCTCATTGCTTAACCTGATTTGTAGAAAATTCTCGGAACTGTTTCTCTCTTCTATCAAAAGGGAAggtatttttgatttggTCAAGGATTTATCTGTGGATTTTAAGAGCATTGACACGAAAGAGACTGTAGATGAGAACATGTCGCtttctgatgaagaagaggaattGCATAGCAGCATTGAAGAAGGCGCCGAAGCTGATCTCGACTACGATTATGAATTTGCCGATATGGAAATTCCTGATTCAGTTAAACCAAAAAAGATCTTCATTCACCTTTTCAGAGCCCTGTCTTTAGCGTATATTAAAAGTAAAGGAATGCATTTAGTTGATGGGTTGCTTTCGCAAATGAATGTTGAACAAGATGCAATAACGGAGGAGCTGCATCAAATTGAGAATGTTGTTTCCATTCTAGAAGACTTTTCCACTCCTGATAAAACGGAGGAGGATTGGAAGAGAATTTGGtcagttttgaaaaagtgTATTTTCCATGAAGATTTCGACGTATCCGGATTTGAATTTACTTCTACAGGTCTAGCTTCCTCACTAACTAAAAGAATTATGTCTTCAACTgtttctcattttcttctcgtGAAATCGTTTTTAGAAGTATTTGAGAATAACGTCGACAGATTTTTAGAGATTTTGCAATCTGCTCTCACAAGGCTGGAAAACTTCTCTATAGTTGATTGTGGTTTACATGATGGTGGCGGTATATCATCATTGGCTAAAGAAATGCGAATTAAGTTGGTTTATGACGGCGATGCAAACCAAGACAATATCGGTGCTGATTTATCATCTACTGTCGTCTCAGTCCACTGCATAGCGTCTTTTGCCTCACTTAATGAGTTTTTGAGGCATAGAATAGTAAGAATGCGTTTCTTAAACTCATTAATTCCAAATCTTACGTCTTCGAGTACCGAAACTAATGGGGACGAAGAAGAGCACTGCTTGGATGATatgagaaataaaaattttaacttcttttatgatgatgaaaatgttgaCATGGAGTCCACAGTATTTGGTGTCATATTCAATAAGTTCGTAGAACAAAATCGTGATTTAAAGACTTTATGGAGCGATACTCAAgttatcaaattttgtaaaagtCCAGAAGATGCCAATAATGAGCATAAGCTGGCCGAAGATGCCAAAGAGGTCAAAAGATTGAGAGACTTTtataagaaaagagaatttGTTGAGGTTGATACAGGTTCTTCGGCGGATATTCTGACATTGTTAGGTTTTCTGCATAGCTCCGGCATCAAAAGTGACTGCTTTATCAATTCGAAACTAAGTGCTAAACTTGCACGACAATTAGATGAACCTTTGGTAGTCGCAAGCGGTGCTCTGCCAGATTGGTCACTATTTTTAACTAGAAAATTCCCATTTTTGTTCCCCTTTGACACCAggatgttttttttacagtGTACTTCATTTGGTTACGGAAGACTAATCCAAGTCTGGAAAAATAAGAGTAAAAGTTCAAAAGACTCAAGAAACGATGAAGCTTTACAACAACTTGGGAGAATTACTAGACGCAAGCTGCggatttcaagaaaaacaatatTTGCTACGGGTCTCAAGATTTTATCTAAATATGGTTGTAGCCCAGACGTACTAGAAATTGAATATCAGGAAGAAGCAGGAACAGGTCTAGGCCCAACTTTGGAATTTTACTCTGTAGTTTCAAAATACTTTGCGAGGAGGTCACTAAACATGTGGCGTTGCAACTCTTATAACTATAGGAGCGAAATGGATATAGACACAACCGACGATTATATTACCACTTTATTGTTCCCAGAGCCTCTCAACCTTTCTGccgataatgaaaaaatcattgaacTTTTCGGATATTTAGGGACGTTCGTTTCCAGGTCTTTGCTTGATAATAGAATCCTTGACTTCAGATTCAgtaaagttttttttgaactgcTGCACAGAATGTGTACACCTGATGTGACGACGGTTCCAGGTGACGTCGAAAGCTGTTTGTTGATGATTGATTTGGTTGACCCATTACTCGCAAAATCCTTAAAGTACCTAGTTgcaaataaaaacaacaatacCGCACTGGAAGAACTTTCCTTAACATTTACTGTCCCTGGCAACGATGATATTGAACTGGTTCCAGATGGCAGCAATACACCTTTGAATTCTTCTaatattgaagaatataTCCATGCTGTTATCGATCAAATATTGGGTAAAGGTATTGAGAAGCAATTGGTAGCATTTTCTGAaggtttttcaaaggtttATTCATATGAGAGGATGCTAATACTCTTTCCAGAAGAACTAGTAGATATTTTCGGACGAGTTGAGGAAGACTGGTCTACGGGAACCTTGTACACGAATCTGAACGCTGAACATGGCTATACAATGGACTCTTCAACCATTCACGACTTcatatcaataatatctGTTTTTAATAAGCACGAAAGAAGATTATTCTTGCAATTTTTAACTGGATCTCCCAAGCTTCCAATCGGAGGCTTCAAAAGTTTGAAGCCTAGATTTACGGTTGTGCTAAAGCATGCTGAGGATGGCCTTACAGCAGATGAATATTTACCAAGCGTTATGACGTGTGCCAACTATTTGAAATTACCTAAATATACTACCAAGGATATTATGCGGTCTCGCCTTTGCCAGgcaattgaagaaggtgcAGGGGCTTTTTTACTTTCCTAA
- the CAP1 gene encoding Cap1p (similar to Saccharomyces cerevisiae CAP1 (YKL007W); ancestral locus Anc_2.503) translates to MSSSKFKEVVNKIISDCPPGELREVYDDLIKITSENSKNTLLDAIESYNVQNCIPVDVDGTFIIISKYNKEGSKFFDPINSVIFSVDHLGHKGLDIEPYEFIHSKLEKQQLKDLHDKLHEYLLQNFPGDVSLAVYPVPEEISKISIIIVSTKYNPNNFWNGHWRSSYIYDLDTKELTGHISTQVHYYEDGNVSFQSGKDVSQPNVVDVVSTIRDIETSFESDLDLSFSDLNEKQFKALRRRLPVTRSKINWGNAIGGYRLGKNAAEGK, encoded by the coding sequence ATGTCTAGTAGTAAGTTCAAAGAGGTTGTTAATAAGATCATAAGTGATTGTCCTCCGGGGGAGCTGAGAGAGGTTTATGACGATCTGATCAAGATCACCAGTGAAAACTCCAAAAATACTCTCTTGGACGCCATTGAGAGCTATAACGTGCAAAACTGCATCCCCGTAGACGTCGATGGGACATTCATAATTATTTCTAAATACAACAAAGAAGGATCCAAGTTCTTTGATCCTATAAATTCCGTTATTTTTTCGGTTGACCATTTAGGGCACAAAGGTCTTGACATTGAGCCGTACGAGTTCATACACTCGAAGCTCGAAAAACAGCAATTGAAAGACTTACATGATAAATTGCACGAGTATCTTTTACAGAACTTCCCAGGCGACGTTAGTTTAGCCGTTTACCCAGTTCCCGAGGAAATAAGCAAAATCtccattattattgtaaGCACGAAATATAACCCGAACAATTTCTGGAACGGGCATTGGAGATCGAGTTACATATACGATTTGGATACTAAGGAGTTGACCGGACACATTTCTACGCAGGTTCATTATTACGAAGATGGTAATGTTAGTTTTCAGTCCGGGAAAGATGTCAGCCAACCTAACGTCGTGGATGTTGTTAGCACAATAAGGGATATTGAAACAAGTTTTGAAAGTGACCTGgatctttccttttctgaCTTGAACGAAAAACAGTTCAAGGCCTTAAGGAGAAGGTTGCCAGTCACAAGATCGAAAATTAACTGGGGCAACGCGATTGGTGGCTATAGATTAGGTAAAAATGCGGCAGAGGGAAAATGA
- the MRT4 gene encoding ribosome assembly factor MRT4 (similar to Saccharomyces cerevisiae MRT4 (YKL009W); ancestral locus Anc_2.498): MPRSKRSKLVTLAQTDKKGRENKERIFDEVREALDTYRYVWVLHLDDVRTPVLQDIRTSWAGSKLIMGKRKVLQKALGEKREEEYKENLFQLSKLCSGVTGLLFTDEDVNTVKEYFQTYVRSDYSRPNTKAPLTFTIPEGIVYSRGGQISVEEDVPMIHSLEPTMRNKFEIPTSIKAGKITIDSPYLVCTEGEKLDVRQALILKQFGIAASEFKVKVSAYYDNDTSTVENTNINTE; the protein is encoded by the coding sequence ATGCCAAGATCAAAGCGTTCTAAGCTAGTTACTTTAGCACAGACCGATAAGAAAGGtagagaaaataaagagagaatttttgatgaagtgAGGGAAGCCTTGGATACTTATAGATACGTTTGGGTTCTGCATCTCGACGACGTGAGAACTCCAGTTTTACAGGACATTAGAACATCATGGGCAGGTTCTAAGCTAATCATGGGTAAGAGAAAGGTTTTACAAAAAGCATTGGGTGAAAAGAGGGAAGAAgaatacaaagaaaatctgTTTCAATTGAGTAAGCTCTGCAGTGGTGTTACTGGTTTATTGTTCACCGATGAAGATGTAAATACCGTCAAGGAATATTTCCAAACATACGTCCGTTCAGACTATTCAAGACCGAACACTAAGGCCCCATTAACTTTTACTATTCCTGAAGGCATCGTCTATTCACGTGGTGGTCAAATAtcagttgaagaagatgtcCCAATGATCCATTCCTTAGAGCCAACTATGAGAAACAAGTTCGAAATTCCAACCAGCATCAAAGCTGGTAAGATTACCATCGATAGTCCATACTTGGTTTGTACAGAAGGTGAAAAGTTAGACGTTCGTCAGGCTTTAATACTGAAACAATTCGGTATCGCTGCCTCTGAGTTCAAAGTCAAAGTTTCCGCTTACTATGACAACGATACCTCCACTGTTGAAAATACAAACATCAACACTGAATAG
- the ARC19 gene encoding Arc19p (similar to Saccharomyces cerevisiae ARC19 (YKL013C); ancestral locus Anc_2.650), which yields MSQSLRPYLTAVRYSLEAALTLSNFSSQEVERHNRPEVEVPNTSAELLLQPMHISRNENEQVLIEPSVNSVRISLMVKQADEIEQILVHKFTRFLEQRAEAFYILRRVPIPGYSISFLITNKHTESMRTGKLVDFIIEFMEDVDKEISEIKLFLNARARFVAEAYLDEFVY from the coding sequence ATGTCGCAATCGCTACGTCCGTATCTAACGGCTGTTCGCTACTCCCTGGAAGCTGCGTTGACCTTGAGTAATTTCTCTTCGCAAGAAGTGGAAAGACACAATAGGCCGGAAGTTGAGGTACCCAACACTAGCGCCGAACTGCTGCTTCAACCGATGCATATATCACGTAATGAAAATGAGCAAGTATTGATTGAGCCCAGTGTAAACTCGGTCCGCATTAGTTTGATGGTGAAACAGGCAGACGAAATCGAACAGATCTTAGTTCACAAGTTCACCAGATTTTTGGAACAGCGCGCTGAAGCGTTTTACATCCTTAGACGTGTCCCGATACCTGGTTACAGCATTTCCTTTCTGATAACCAACAAGCACACTGAATCAATGAGAACCGGGAAACTGGTTGATTTCATCATTGAATTCATGGAGGATGTGGACAAGGAAATCAGTGAGATTAAACTGTTCTTGAATGCAAGAGCAAGATTCGTTGCGGAAGCCTACCTCGATGAATTTGTTTATTAG